The following proteins come from a genomic window of Rissa tridactyla isolate bRisTri1 chromosome 25, bRisTri1.patW.cur.20221130, whole genome shotgun sequence:
- the LOC128901384 gene encoding olfactory receptor 14C36-like: PLHYGTLMDSRACIKMAAAAWGGGFLNAVIHTGNTFSLPLCQGNAVGQFFCEIPQLLKLSCSDSYVRKAGFTVVSLCVACGCFLFLVLSYVQIFRAVLRIPSEQGRHKAFSTCLPHLAVVSLFAISAMFAYLKPPSISSPSLDLVVAVLYAVVPPTANPLIYSMRNQELKEALKRLIHCLLLQQE; the protein is encoded by the coding sequence cccctgcactacgggaccctcatGGACAGCCGAGCTTGCATCaaaatggcagcagctgcctggggtgGTGGTTTCCTCAACGCGGTGATTCACACTGGAAACACATTTTCACTacccctctgccaaggcaatgctgtgggccagttcttctgtgaaatcccccagctcctcaagctctcctgctcggACTCCTATGTCAGGAAAGCTGGGTTTACTGTGGTCAGTCTTTGTGTAGCTTGCGGGTGTTTTCTGTTCCTTGtcctgtcctacgtgcagatcttcagggccgtgctgaggatcccctctgagcaggggcggcacaaagccttttccacctgcctccctcacctggccgtggtctccctgtttgccatctctgccatgtttgcctacctgaagcctccctccatctcGTCCCCTTCCctagatctggtggtggctgttctgtaTGCAGTGGTGCCTCCCACAgcgaaccccctcatctacagcatgaggaaccaggagctcaaggaggcacTAAAGAGACTCATCCACTGTCTGCTGTTGCAGCAGGAATAA